A genome region from Fervidobacterium changbaicum includes the following:
- a CDS encoding efflux RND transporter permease subunit, whose translation MSLLSKLSDLIFRYKFLIISVLLLILSIIIILNNGKVETRIETFLPGYKPGRPITEIEDPAVQNLVKMSMKFGDRYTVSIIYKSHNSLDNAGSLKDLERLHKKLESLANVQMVISILNYPGSERYMQNDALDLLNLPNELHSFVSSDGKYALFLVILSVDKMVEPIVRRITNELKGEPVVVLSEASVNNKLFDELRRSMLFYPVVMFGVIFAIFFYQTRSFRATLVSLFIPIIASIYTYAVHFAFGGILNILTSMIASFLIIIGSAYPLHYYNALFRAENARKHMFAPIFFSMFTTAVGFLSFLFVKIPAFREFGILVSIGLLFDFSLTMTVGNELLLHARSKTKRMPSSFGIRYVGNKVALGILATVLFFIILSFFFIPKIKVGLTSTDYFSKNSDITKAYSLLEEKFGMKDVIYLVLEKENGVFLPFDNKNIDEIIKELSKYPEISSVDFPRTVPITVLVLASRTQPLLRHYIADGKTIRLSINLSPMGSENLEKVTQVVNEIMKKYNYKYYLAGSPFVWKAVNDNILASQIQSLVAALIIVFVTLLVVFRDFSESLKLVSPVLFATVLNFFYMSVFKMKLEISTALTSSIIIGLAIDYSIHVGHDYGKTKNIFTTIKNVGPAILGNALGIVGGFLTLLIGGELSMFKRIAILVSLGISTAALLTLTVLPYLLSLEKVKGLKKDITKTSNN comes from the coding sequence ATGAGCTTATTATCAAAACTATCAGACTTAATATTCAGATACAAATTCTTAATCATCTCAGTCCTTTTATTAATTCTTTCCATTATTATTATTCTGAACAACGGTAAGGTTGAGACAAGAATAGAGACCTTTTTGCCGGGTTACAAACCCGGAAGACCAATAACGGAAATTGAAGACCCGGCAGTGCAAAATCTTGTAAAGATGAGCATGAAATTTGGTGATAGATACACGGTGTCTATTATATACAAATCTCATAACAGTTTAGATAATGCTGGAAGTTTGAAAGATTTAGAAAGGTTACATAAGAAACTTGAAAGTCTTGCCAACGTTCAAATGGTGATTTCTATACTGAACTACCCTGGTTCCGAAAGATATATGCAAAACGATGCCCTGGATCTGCTGAACTTACCAAACGAGTTACATAGTTTCGTGTCATCCGATGGTAAATACGCACTATTTTTGGTTATACTCTCCGTTGATAAAATGGTAGAACCAATTGTGAGAAGGATAACGAATGAACTAAAAGGTGAACCCGTTGTCGTTCTGTCAGAGGCTTCTGTTAACAATAAACTCTTTGACGAACTTAGAAGATCGATGCTGTTTTATCCAGTTGTTATGTTCGGCGTGATATTTGCAATATTTTTCTATCAAACTCGCTCTTTCAGGGCTACCTTGGTTTCGCTTTTTATACCTATAATAGCTTCCATCTACACCTATGCTGTACACTTCGCTTTCGGAGGCATTCTTAACATCCTAACCTCAATGATAGCATCATTCTTGATTATCATTGGTTCTGCATATCCGCTGCACTACTATAACGCTTTGTTCAGGGCGGAAAATGCTCGAAAGCACATGTTCGCTCCGATATTCTTTTCGATGTTCACAACAGCGGTCGGATTTTTATCTTTTTTGTTCGTAAAGATACCAGCATTTAGGGAATTCGGAATTCTTGTTTCTATTGGACTTCTTTTTGATTTTTCACTTACCATGACTGTCGGAAACGAACTATTGTTACACGCTCGTTCGAAGACAAAAAGAATGCCCAGCTCTTTTGGGATAAGGTACGTTGGTAATAAGGTCGCTTTGGGAATACTGGCAACTGTCTTGTTTTTCATTATCTTGTCTTTCTTTTTCATTCCAAAGATAAAGGTAGGACTAACGAGTACGGATTATTTTTCAAAAAACTCCGATATAACGAAAGCGTATAGCCTTCTAGAAGAAAAGTTCGGTATGAAGGACGTTATCTATCTGGTTTTAGAAAAAGAAAATGGTGTTTTTCTACCGTTCGATAACAAAAACATAGATGAGATAATTAAAGAGCTTTCGAAATACCCGGAAATAAGCAGTGTTGACTTTCCGAGAACAGTTCCAATTACAGTACTTGTATTAGCATCACGGACACAACCTTTGTTGAGGCATTACATAGCCGATGGAAAGACAATCCGACTTTCAATAAATCTCTCACCTATGGGCTCAGAGAATCTGGAGAAAGTTACCCAAGTCGTCAATGAAATTATGAAAAAATACAACTATAAATACTATCTTGCAGGCAGTCCGTTTGTGTGGAAAGCTGTAAATGATAATATACTTGCGAGTCAAATTCAAAGTTTAGTAGCGGCGCTTATCATAGTATTCGTAACTCTACTCGTAGTATTCAGGGACTTCTCAGAGTCTTTAAAATTGGTATCGCCCGTACTTTTTGCAACTGTACTTAATTTCTTTTATATGTCTGTTTTCAAGATGAAACTTGAGATTTCCACGGCGCTTACTTCGAGCATAATAATTGGACTTGCTATTGATTATTCTATCCACGTCGGTCACGATTACGGTAAGACAAAGAATATCTTCACAACGATAAAAAACGTTGGACCAGCGATATTAGGGAACGCTCTAGGAATTGTAGGAGGGTTCTTGACGTTGTTAATAGGTGGCGAGTTGAGTATGTTCAAAAGAATCGCAATACTTGTTTCTTTGGGAATATCCACTGCCGCATTATTGACATTGACTGTGTTGCCTTATCTTCTGTCACTTGAGAAGGTTAAAGGCTTAAAAAAGGACATCACGAAAACAAGTAATAATTAG
- a CDS encoding ferritin family protein, producing MPEFSNAFSGQKYERKLTKEELVRAIRFMIAAEYEAIQLYTQLADSTDNELAREVLLDIANEERVHAGEFLRLLTELDPDEMEFYKKGYEEVEEEIEKLGSKESAGKKRQTKKSK from the coding sequence ATGCCGGAATTTTCAAACGCATTTAGTGGGCAGAAATATGAAAGAAAATTAACAAAGGAAGAATTGGTAAGGGCGATCAGGTTTATGATAGCAGCTGAATATGAAGCGATACAACTATACACTCAGCTTGCTGATTCAACGGACAACGAGTTGGCGCGTGAGGTGTTGCTGGATATAGCAAATGAAGAACGTGTTCACGCAGGTGAGTTTTTGAGATTGCTTACGGAACTTGATCCCGATGAGATGGAGTTTTACAAAAAAGGTTATGAAGAAGTAGAAGAAGAGATAGAAAAACTTGGCTCCAAAGAGTCTGCGGGCAAGAAAAGACAGACAAAAAAGAGTAAATAA
- the fba gene encoding class II fructose-1,6-bisphosphate aldolase translates to MYVNTKDILEKASKEYYAVPAFNINNMEFFHAILDGALEKRAPLIIETSEGAIKYAGNGDIFKGARYFVELVRLFADSVDIPIALHLDHGKHFEYIIAAIKAGYSSVMIDASEKPFEENLKETKEIVKIAHAAGVSVEAELGQLAGVEDNVVAAESVLVDPEQAKIFVEETGVDFLAPAIGTSHGAFKFKGEAKLDFERLKKVKELTKIPLVLHGASSVLPEYVAMAEEYGADLGGAKGVPEDQLKKCVELGINKVNTDTDLRIAFIAGLRKFLKENPKEFDPRHYLGAGKKLVKEVVMNRLEFLGAAGKA, encoded by the coding sequence ATGTACGTGAACACCAAGGATATTTTGGAAAAGGCAAGTAAAGAGTATTACGCAGTTCCTGCTTTCAACATCAACAACATGGAGTTCTTCCATGCAATTCTTGACGGAGCTTTGGAAAAGAGAGCACCACTTATTATCGAAACAAGCGAGGGTGCAATAAAATATGCAGGAAACGGGGACATATTTAAGGGTGCACGATATTTCGTCGAATTAGTAAGATTATTTGCCGATAGCGTCGATATACCAATCGCCCTCCACCTTGACCATGGTAAGCACTTTGAGTATATAATAGCAGCGATAAAAGCAGGTTATTCTTCAGTTATGATTGACGCTTCAGAAAAGCCATTCGAAGAAAACTTGAAAGAGACAAAGGAAATAGTCAAAATAGCTCATGCTGCTGGTGTATCCGTTGAAGCCGAGCTCGGTCAGCTTGCAGGTGTCGAAGATAACGTTGTTGCAGCCGAATCCGTTTTGGTTGATCCAGAACAAGCAAAAATTTTTGTAGAGGAAACAGGTGTTGATTTCTTAGCCCCGGCTATTGGAACGAGCCACGGTGCTTTCAAATTCAAAGGAGAAGCAAAGCTCGATTTCGAGAGACTTAAGAAAGTTAAAGAACTAACAAAGATACCGCTTGTATTGCATGGTGCCTCAAGTGTTTTGCCAGAATATGTAGCGATGGCAGAAGAATACGGCGCAGACCTTGGCGGTGCAAAGGGAGTTCCAGAAGACCAGCTCAAAAAATGCGTTGAACTAGGGATAAACAAAGTCAATACAGATACGGACTTGAGAATTGCGTTCATTGCTGGACTTAGGAAATTTTTGAAAGAAAATCCAAAAGAATTTGACCCAAGACACTATCTTGGAGCAGGCAAGAAGTTAGTCAAGGAAGTTGTTATGAACAGACTTGAATTCCTTGGAGCCGCAGGAAAGGCATAA
- a CDS encoding NAD+ synthase encodes MKKVRIALAQINTTVGDVEGNKQKIIEFIKRAAEYDSDVLVFPEMSITGYPPEDLLFKTHFVQDNIKALEEIAMHVPRSLIAVIGFVDKDGDIYNAAAVVNDGKIVAKYHKNYLPNYGVFDEMRYFQKGNRALVIEFDNVRMGVTICEDIWYPGGPARAEALYADAQILVNLSASPYYQGKLLWREKMLSTRANDNLAVVAYVNLVGGQDELVFDGASIVLNEAGQLLARAKQFEEDLLIVDVDVDSVDKARLKDPRRRQDKLMVTKEDLECIEFVGIPFERKEKKNKITNRVEPLLSDVAEVYNALVVSLRDYATKNGMKQAVIGLSGGIDSSLVACIAVDALGRENVIGVSMPGPFSSEHSKEDAQLLAENLGIRFLTIPIVDAYNTLLRTLKPVFGDLPFDTTEENLQARIRGVILMALSNKFGWLVLTTGNKSESATGYSTLYGDTAGGYAVIKDLYKTMVYKLSEYVNQKAGREIIPHRVFIKPPSAELRENQTDQDKLPPYEVLDQILKLYVEEDCSVEEIVKLGFDEKTVKEVAKMVNINEYKRRQTPPGPKVTQRAFGKDRRLPITNGYKEHKKS; translated from the coding sequence GTGAAAAAAGTAAGAATAGCATTGGCACAAATTAACACAACTGTTGGTGATGTAGAAGGCAACAAACAAAAGATTATCGAATTTATCAAGAGAGCTGCAGAGTACGATTCAGATGTGCTGGTTTTTCCGGAAATGTCGATAACCGGCTATCCTCCGGAAGATTTGCTTTTCAAAACTCACTTCGTTCAGGACAACATAAAGGCGCTTGAGGAAATTGCCATGCACGTACCAAGATCACTTATCGCTGTTATTGGTTTTGTCGATAAGGATGGAGATATTTACAACGCAGCCGCGGTCGTGAACGATGGCAAGATTGTGGCGAAATATCACAAGAATTATTTGCCAAACTACGGTGTTTTTGATGAAATGCGATACTTTCAAAAGGGCAATAGAGCGCTGGTAATCGAATTTGATAATGTGCGAATGGGTGTAACTATTTGCGAAGACATTTGGTATCCTGGTGGACCTGCACGAGCAGAAGCTCTTTACGCTGATGCGCAGATCTTAGTGAATCTTTCGGCCTCACCATACTATCAAGGGAAGCTTCTGTGGAGGGAGAAAATGCTTTCCACAAGAGCAAACGACAACCTTGCAGTCGTGGCTTACGTAAACCTTGTCGGCGGTCAAGACGAGCTTGTCTTCGATGGTGCGAGTATTGTTCTAAATGAAGCTGGGCAACTTCTGGCTAGAGCAAAGCAATTTGAAGAAGATTTGCTCATAGTTGATGTGGATGTTGATAGTGTAGATAAAGCGCGTTTAAAAGATCCGAGAAGAAGGCAAGATAAACTTATGGTAACAAAAGAAGATTTAGAGTGCATCGAGTTTGTCGGAATTCCATTTGAGAGAAAAGAAAAGAAGAACAAAATAACCAACCGAGTGGAACCTCTGCTTTCGGATGTCGCTGAAGTGTACAACGCACTGGTTGTTAGTTTACGAGACTATGCAACAAAGAACGGAATGAAGCAGGCTGTGATAGGACTTAGCGGTGGGATTGATAGTTCATTAGTAGCCTGCATTGCTGTTGACGCGTTAGGCAGGGAAAACGTGATTGGCGTTTCAATGCCCGGACCATTTTCGTCTGAACATAGCAAGGAAGACGCACAATTACTTGCGGAAAATCTTGGAATAAGATTTTTGACAATCCCTATTGTCGATGCGTACAATACCTTATTGCGAACGTTAAAGCCTGTTTTTGGCGATTTACCGTTCGATACAACAGAAGAAAACTTACAGGCAAGGATACGTGGAGTTATACTTATGGCTCTCTCTAATAAATTCGGCTGGCTCGTCTTGACAACAGGCAATAAGAGCGAAAGTGCAACAGGGTACTCCACACTGTACGGCGATACGGCAGGTGGGTACGCGGTAATCAAAGATTTGTACAAGACGATGGTTTACAAACTAAGCGAATATGTAAACCAGAAAGCTGGAAGAGAGATCATACCGCACAGGGTGTTCATAAAACCACCGAGTGCAGAATTGAGGGAAAATCAAACGGACCAAGACAAATTGCCTCCTTACGAAGTCCTTGACCAAATATTGAAACTCTATGTCGAAGAAGATTGTAGCGTTGAAGAAATCGTGAAGCTCGGATTTGATGAAAAAACAGTGAAAGAAGTTGCAAAAATGGTAAATATAAACGAATATAAACGAAGGCAAACACCACCAGGACCAAAGGTTACACAAAGAGCATTTGGAAAGGATAGGAGACTGCCAATAACAAATGGCTATAAAGAGCACAAAAAAAGCTAA
- the thiI gene encoding tRNA uracil 4-sulfurtransferase ThiI → MESVVVVRYSEIGLKGKNREWFEKKLIDNILKIVRPAAVNKRYGRIIVRIGRNDPEVILERLHYVFGIQNYSLGYAVGHDLEELRRVVLDLAKKHADEGLKTFKINTQRGYKDFPLTSLEINREFGAYVLDAFPHLKVDVHNPEFEIGIDVREKEIFVFSGKIQSAGGLPVGVSGRALLLLSGGIDSPVAGWYAMRRGLEIQTITFLSPPLTTEKSEEKILSVGTVLSKYLPNGLRMWIVPLTEVQTYIKENAPDEYSLILQRRSMMRIASMIARRVKAKALITGENLGQVASQTIENMAAIEEASSLIVLRPLVGFDKVEITKKAKEIGTFEISIQPYIDSCVAFAPKHPVTRANINELKGLEAKLEKLHELEFEAFKSRKRYRIVNEEQ, encoded by the coding sequence GTGGAATCTGTCGTTGTTGTAAGGTATTCAGAGATAGGTTTGAAGGGAAAAAACAGGGAATGGTTTGAGAAAAAACTGATCGATAACATCCTGAAGATTGTCAGACCTGCCGCAGTGAACAAAAGGTACGGAAGGATAATAGTTCGCATCGGGAGGAATGATCCTGAGGTAATTTTAGAGCGGTTACATTATGTTTTTGGTATTCAAAACTACAGTTTGGGATATGCCGTTGGACATGATTTGGAAGAACTGAGGCGTGTGGTTCTTGATTTAGCAAAAAAACATGCAGATGAAGGACTGAAGACGTTTAAAATCAACACACAAAGAGGCTACAAAGATTTCCCATTGACAAGTCTTGAGATTAACCGGGAGTTTGGAGCGTACGTACTCGATGCCTTTCCTCACTTGAAAGTAGACGTCCACAATCCAGAATTTGAAATTGGGATCGACGTGAGGGAAAAGGAGATCTTCGTATTCTCAGGGAAAATACAATCTGCAGGTGGTTTACCTGTAGGTGTATCGGGCAGGGCTCTGTTACTTTTAAGCGGTGGAATTGATAGCCCTGTTGCAGGATGGTACGCGATGCGTAGGGGATTAGAAATTCAGACAATTACATTCCTAAGTCCACCTTTAACAACTGAGAAATCTGAAGAGAAAATCCTGAGTGTAGGAACAGTTCTGAGTAAATACTTGCCAAATGGGCTGAGGATGTGGATCGTCCCGCTGACTGAAGTTCAAACTTACATAAAAGAAAATGCGCCCGATGAGTATTCATTGATACTCCAAAGAAGGTCTATGATGAGGATTGCGAGCATGATCGCGCGAAGGGTAAAGGCAAAAGCACTCATCACAGGCGAAAATCTTGGACAGGTTGCAAGTCAAACGATAGAAAACATGGCAGCCATAGAAGAAGCAAGTTCACTTATTGTGTTAAGGCCTCTCGTAGGCTTTGATAAAGTGGAAATCACGAAGAAGGCAAAAGAGATAGGAACTTTTGAAATATCGATTCAGCCGTACATTGATAGTTGCGTTGCATTTGCACCAAAGCATCCGGTGACAAGAGCTAACATAAATGAACTGAAAGGGCTAGAAGCTAAGCTTGAAAAGTTGCATGAACTGGAGTTTGAAGCGTTTAAATCAAGGAAGAGGTATAGAATAGTGAATGAAGAACAATGA
- a CDS encoding YbhB/YbcL family Raf kinase inhibitor-like protein, translating into MIVTSVFKNGDFIPKKYACEGQDINPELAISNIPDDAKTIAIICDDPDAPIGIFVHWVLWNYPVTDSTMKIPEGLQKVEKLPNGAMQGYNDFGRIGYNGPCPPKGHGVHHYHFKVYAVNTFLELKGKVTKKDLEKALNGKIIAQAELIGLYERK; encoded by the coding sequence ATGATAGTTACCTCTGTCTTTAAAAACGGAGACTTTATACCCAAGAAATATGCTTGCGAAGGGCAGGATATCAATCCTGAATTGGCCATTTCCAACATACCAGATGATGCGAAGACAATAGCAATAATATGCGACGACCCGGACGCACCAATAGGCATCTTTGTTCACTGGGTGCTTTGGAATTACCCAGTTACAGATTCAACAATGAAAATACCAGAAGGACTTCAAAAGGTTGAAAAGCTGCCAAACGGCGCAATGCAAGGATACAACGATTTTGGAAGGATTGGATACAATGGCCCATGTCCACCAAAAGGTCACGGTGTTCATCATTACCACTTCAAGGTTTACGCAGTGAATACCTTCTTGGAGCTGAAGGGGAAAGTTACGAAAAAGGACCTTGAAAAGGCACTTAATGGCAAAATCATCGCACAAGCTGAGCTCATTGGGTTATACGAAAGAAAATAG
- a CDS encoding cation diffusion facilitator family transporter, translating to MTLKNSAKKIITHNHGGQNNHEEFREHNRNGLITSHRHSHGHSHKDGLPNGEINIHHFSMVVLLNLGITLAEFVGGIVAGSLALISDSAHNLGDTLSLIISYAAARISKRPNNYQKTFGYKRANIVAAFLNSTALLVIGIVLIIEAIKRLLKPVSINTSIVFVVGLIGLIANFTSMLILRKWSKESLNIKSAYLHMLIDSLSSIAVLMSAVFIKIYNFKFLDSVMTILIAAYVIKEGIEIVRDSLSILMESMPVNIDIENINSALLKNPVIKDIHHLHIWALDEKNILFEAHVNLKEDVKVSDTMKVYTEIKAELEKVGINHVTIQFEYNGCKGQGLISCY from the coding sequence ATGACATTAAAAAATAGTGCAAAGAAAATAATCACACACAATCACGGTGGCCAAAACAACCACGAAGAGTTTAGGGAACATAATAGAAACGGTCTAATTACTTCACACAGACATTCTCATGGACATTCCCATAAGGACGGTCTCCCAAACGGCGAAATTAATATTCATCATTTCTCTATGGTTGTGCTATTAAATTTGGGTATAACATTGGCAGAGTTTGTAGGTGGTATCGTTGCGGGTAGTTTGGCTCTGATCTCAGACTCCGCCCACAACCTTGGTGACACGCTGTCTTTGATAATTTCTTACGCAGCTGCAAGGATTTCGAAACGGCCAAATAATTACCAAAAGACTTTTGGATACAAGCGTGCCAATATAGTAGCTGCGTTCTTAAACTCCACTGCTCTGTTGGTAATAGGTATAGTACTCATAATAGAAGCAATTAAGAGACTTCTTAAGCCTGTATCAATAAACACTAGTATTGTTTTTGTTGTTGGCTTGATAGGACTTATCGCTAATTTCACTAGCATGTTGATACTAAGAAAATGGTCGAAGGAGAGCCTTAACATAAAGTCAGCGTACTTACATATGTTGATAGATTCTCTGTCTTCTATCGCAGTTTTGATGAGTGCAGTGTTTATTAAGATATACAACTTCAAGTTTCTGGACTCAGTAATGACGATTTTAATTGCGGCATACGTGATTAAAGAGGGAATAGAAATCGTGAGAGATTCATTATCGATTCTTATGGAAAGTATGCCTGTAAATATTGATATAGAGAATATCAATTCCGCACTATTGAAAAACCCTGTCATAAAAGACATTCACCATCTACACATTTGGGCGCTCGATGAGAAGAACATCCTTTTTGAAGCTCATGTGAATTTAAAGGAAGACGTTAAGGTAAGCGACACAATGAAGGTATACACTGAAATCAAAGCGGAACTTGAAAAGGTTGGTATAAACCATGTAACTATTCAATTCGAATATAATGGTTGCAAAGGCCAAGGATTGATATCGTGTTACTAA
- a CDS encoding ArsR/SmtB family transcription factor, whose protein sequence is MPENAQKKSVPEYLFFYLSDFFSALSDETRLKIILSLLEGERTVSDIVSVIGISQSAVSHQLRILRQVGIVKYRRIGRNVLYSLDDEHVRQIITKTIEHLAHRVRTPDSKVFAF, encoded by the coding sequence ATGCCTGAGAATGCGCAAAAGAAAAGTGTGCCTGAGTACCTTTTCTTCTATCTAAGTGATTTTTTCTCCGCTCTTTCTGATGAAACGCGTTTGAAAATCATTCTTTCACTACTGGAAGGTGAAAGAACCGTATCCGATATTGTATCGGTTATTGGAATCAGCCAGTCTGCTGTATCACATCAACTGAGGATTTTAAGACAGGTTGGAATCGTTAAGTACAGGCGAATTGGGAGGAATGTTTTGTACTCACTGGACGATGAGCATGTGAGACAGATAATAACTAAAACCATCGAACACCTAGCACACAGAGTGCGAACTCCAGATAGTAAAGTATTTGCGTTTTGA
- a CDS encoding SDR family oxidoreductase, with translation MDNNTSKIIVVTGGAKNIGKGIALKFLELGWKVGIIDYDKQALENFPVKDETVVFLYHGDVANEYSVSDFYIQLKERFGRLDAIVNNAAIGGFKDFLDLSVSEWKRVIDVNLTGYFLMARFGVPIILETVGKGAIVNISSTRALMSEPGNEAYSTSKAGILGLTHALANSLGPKIRVNAICPGWILHEGEIISEREHSQHLTGRAGTISDIAEMVAFLVDEQKSGFITGQYFVVDGGMTKKMIYI, from the coding sequence ATGGATAATAACACGAGCAAGATAATAGTAGTTACAGGTGGCGCTAAGAATATAGGAAAAGGGATTGCTCTGAAATTTCTTGAACTTGGCTGGAAGGTGGGTATAATTGACTATGACAAACAGGCCCTTGAGAATTTTCCAGTCAAAGATGAAACGGTCGTCTTTCTGTACCACGGAGATGTCGCTAATGAGTATTCGGTAAGTGATTTCTATATACAGCTTAAAGAAAGGTTTGGAAGACTTGATGCAATTGTTAACAATGCCGCGATTGGTGGGTTCAAAGATTTCCTGGACCTCTCTGTTTCTGAATGGAAAAGGGTCATTGATGTAAACCTCACAGGATATTTTTTGATGGCCCGCTTCGGTGTCCCGATAATCCTCGAAACAGTGGGAAAAGGAGCCATAGTTAATATTTCATCGACTCGTGCTCTGATGTCCGAGCCAGGGAACGAAGCTTATAGTACATCAAAAGCCGGAATTTTAGGATTAACACACGCATTGGCAAATTCTTTAGGACCAAAAATAAGAGTTAATGCGATATGTCCTGGCTGGATCTTGCATGAAGGTGAGATTATATCAGAAAGAGAACATTCTCAACATCTGACGGGCCGTGCCGGAACAATCTCCGATATAGCTGAGATGGTTGCATTCTTGGTAGATGAGCAAAAAAGCGGATTTATAACTGGGCAATATTTCGTAGTTGATGGCGGGATGACTAAGAAAATGATTTATATTTAA
- the ackA gene encoding acetate kinase, translated as MRVLVVNCGSSSIKYQFLDMDTEQVLCKGLAERIGIPGSRIVHKKDDQKVVVERPMKDHEDALKYVLELVVDEKVGGVKDLSEIDAVGHRVVHGGEKFSGSVLIDDEVMRALEEYSYLAPLHNPPNIMGIRAMMKLLPGVPNVAVFDTAFHSKMPAKAYLYAIPYEYYKKYKIRRYGFHGTSHRYVSRRTAEILGLDYHKSKIITVHLGNGASIAAVMNGHSIDTSMGFTPLEGLVMGTRSGDIDPSIVTFLMEKEGLTAEEVYTILNKKSGVLGLTDGFSSDMRDIEDKALEGDPVCRLALDIYEYRIAKYIGAYVAAMNGVDAIAFTAGVGENSPVTRKEVCENYLGYLGIKIDDEKNNIKGEERIITTPDSKVKVLVVPTNEELMIARDTKEIVEKGLKQLEY; from the coding sequence GTGCGAGTCTTAGTTGTGAACTGTGGAAGTTCCTCAATTAAGTACCAGTTCCTCGACATGGATACAGAGCAAGTTTTGTGTAAAGGACTTGCTGAAAGGATAGGAATTCCAGGGAGCAGAATTGTTCACAAAAAGGATGACCAAAAGGTTGTCGTTGAAAGACCAATGAAAGATCACGAAGACGCGCTTAAGTACGTACTTGAGTTGGTAGTTGATGAAAAAGTAGGAGGAGTAAAAGACCTTAGTGAAATTGATGCTGTTGGTCACAGGGTTGTCCATGGTGGTGAAAAGTTCTCCGGTTCAGTACTTATTGATGATGAAGTTATGAGAGCACTCGAAGAATATTCATATCTTGCCCCACTCCACAATCCACCGAACATAATGGGTATCAGAGCTATGATGAAACTTCTGCCAGGCGTCCCAAACGTAGCGGTCTTTGATACCGCATTCCATTCAAAGATGCCTGCGAAAGCGTACCTCTATGCAATACCTTACGAGTATTACAAAAAGTACAAAATTAGAAGATACGGATTCCATGGCACAAGCCACAGATATGTATCAAGAAGAACTGCTGAAATTCTTGGACTTGACTACCACAAATCAAAAATCATTACTGTTCATCTTGGTAATGGAGCTTCAATTGCTGCTGTTATGAACGGTCACAGTATCGATACATCGATGGGATTCACACCACTTGAAGGATTGGTCATGGGGACAAGGAGTGGAGATATTGACCCATCGATTGTTACTTTCCTCATGGAAAAAGAAGGTTTGACTGCAGAAGAGGTCTACACAATTCTCAACAAAAAAAGTGGCGTGCTTGGGTTGACCGATGGCTTTAGCTCTGACATGAGAGACATAGAGGATAAGGCTCTTGAAGGAGATCCGGTTTGCAGACTTGCATTAGATATTTACGAATACAGAATCGCAAAATACATAGGTGCTTACGTGGCAGCAATGAACGGTGTTGACGCAATAGCATTCACAGCCGGTGTTGGTGAAAACTCGCCGGTTACAAGAAAAGAGGTTTGTGAAAACTATCTTGGATACCTTGGTATAAAAATTGATGATGAGAAAAATAACATAAAGGGTGAAGAAAGAATTATCACAACACCAGATTCAAAAGTGAAGGTTCTTGTGGTTCCTACAAATGAAGAACTCATGATAGCAAGAGACACCAAAGAAATTGTAGAAAAAGGTTTAAAGCAACTTGAGTATTAA